The Arcobacter porcinus sequence AAAATAGATATTTCAAAACAAGGAAACAGATAAAATGCTAGAAGAGATTGTTTTGAGTAAAAAAGATCTTGTTAAGCTCTTTGAAGAAGGCATTTTAAAAGATAAAGAAAAAAATTGGCTTTATGAAGATAAAGAGGTTAAAATTGTGGCTTTACATAAAGTAGAGCCAAAATTTTTACAAGATTTAACAAATGCTGAATATTTCAAAATAGTTTTTATAAAGTAGTATTTATCTGATCTATCTTTTTAATTTTAGCTTTTTAAACTTTATTAAGTAAATATATAAACATACAAATAATATAAAAGACGATTGTAATATTCCCATTGTTAGCCAGTTTCCTGCTAAAAATCCTAATTGTGAATCTGGTTCTCTAAAAAACTCTGCAATAATTCTAGCAATTGCATATAAAATTCCATATAATAAAGCTAACTCCCCATCAAATCTCTTTTTATTTCTAAAATATAATAATATTAAAAATACAAAAAGTCCCTCTAAAATTGCTTCATATAATTGTGATGGATGTCTTAATACTCCATCTACATAAATTCCCCAAGGAAGCTCTGTAACTCTTCCTACAAGTTCTTGATTTATAAAGTTTCCAACTCTTCCAAAAATATATGCAGCACTAATTCCTAGAACTGCGATATCTGTTAAAAACCAAAAAGATATATTCTTTCTTTTTGCAAAAAGAAAACTAGCTATTATAAATCCTAAAAAAGCTCCATGGTAACTCATTCCAGCAATTCCAACATAAACACCATTTACATAAGGATTAAATATTTGCCAAGGATGTGTTAAATAGTAAGTTGTATTTGGATCGTAAAATAAAATATATCCAAATCTTGCTCCTAAAATAACTCCAATCTCTGCCCACCAAATATAAGAATCAAAAATATCTTGCTTGATATTTATTTTATCATACTGTATAAACCACTTTGCAATAAAAATAGCACTTAAAAGTGCTAAAGCATACATAATTCCATACCAGTGAACAGAAATTTCACCTAAGTTAAATGCAACAGGATCAAACTTTGAGTATATATTTTGCCAAAATTCCATAAATATCTCTTAATCTTCCAAAGCTTCAGCTATTAATTCAATTGGATTTTTAAATACAACATCCACTTTTGCATTATATAAACTATCTGTAATTTGCATTCTACAAGCACTACATTCAGCACTTACAATCTGTGCTTTAGTATCTCTTATCATAGCTGCTTTTGGAGCACCTGCTGCTCTTGCGAAGCTAAATTTTTCTGTTTGCATAGTAACTCCACCAAAACCACAACATCTATTTGAATCACTCATCTCTTTTAAAACATAGTTTTGTTTTAAAAGTTCTCTTGGTTCTTTCCAAACACCTTGCATTTTTTTAGCATGACAAGGATCGTGATAAGTTACCATTTGATCAAATTTTTTACCATTTTTTGATAAAATATCTTTCAATTCTGTACTATTTTCAAGCCATTTTGTAGCTAAAAATATCTTTTTTGATAGTTTTATAGCTCTTTCTTGCCACAAAGGTTGATCATGTAAAAAATGTTCCCAATCTTTATTTATCATAGCACTACAAGTAGCTTCAGGAATAATAACTGCTTCAACATCATCTATCCAAGATTCAAAGTATTCAATATTTTTTTTAGTTAAATAATCAACTGTATCAAAAGCTCCTGTAAAATATGCAGGTGCTCCACAGCATAGTTGTTTTTTAGGTATAAAAATATCATACTCTAGTTTTTTAAGTATTTTTACTAAACTATCCCCTGTATTTGTGTAAGTATAGTTACTCATACAACCAATAAAAATAGCAATTTTTCCTTTTTTCTCAACTTTACTAAATTTCATATTTTCAGGATATTTATTTAAGAAGCTAATACTATCTGCATATGGTAAAGCTCTATCTTTTTTTACTATTGGAAGAGTAAATCTTGGAGTTGCACTCTGTTTTTCAGCATCAATTTTAATTCCACATGTTTGAAACATATATCCAAGTTTTGACATAAAATCCATAATTTTTCTATGTCTTAATAAAAAGAAAAATAATCTTTTATACCAAGCAATTCCATATTTTTTCGCAATATCACTTCTTACTTGCTCTATTATCATATCTGTTGGAAGTGAATTTGGACAAACTTCAACACAGTTTGTACATAAAAAACAGGATTCAAAAATCTCTTTTACAGTTTTATCAAGCTCAAGCTCATCTCTTTTATATGCACCAAGAAGATCTATAAATCCTCTAGGGCTTGTTGCTTCATCTTGATTTATATTAAAAATAGTACAAACAGGTTTACATTTTCCACACTTTACACAATCATCAGAAATCTTTGTATAATCAAATTTATTCATCTAAAAAAGCCTTATAAAATATATAAATAAAGTGTTTAATATACAAGAAAAAAGGTTAAAATAA is a genomic window containing:
- the lgt gene encoding prolipoprotein diacylglyceryl transferase — encoded protein: MEFWQNIYSKFDPVAFNLGEISVHWYGIMYALALLSAIFIAKWFIQYDKINIKQDIFDSYIWWAEIGVILGARFGYILFYDPNTTYYLTHPWQIFNPYVNGVYVGIAGMSYHGAFLGFIIASFLFAKRKNISFWFLTDIAVLGISAAYIFGRVGNFINQELVGRVTELPWGIYVDGVLRHPSQLYEAILEGLFVFLILLYFRNKKRFDGELALLYGILYAIARIIAEFFREPDSQLGFLAGNWLTMGILQSSFILFVCLYIYLIKFKKLKLKR
- a CDS encoding (Fe-S)-binding protein: MNKFDYTKISDDCVKCGKCKPVCTIFNINQDEATSPRGFIDLLGAYKRDELELDKTVKEIFESCFLCTNCVEVCPNSLPTDMIIEQVRSDIAKKYGIAWYKRLFFFLLRHRKIMDFMSKLGYMFQTCGIKIDAEKQSATPRFTLPIVKKDRALPYADSISFLNKYPENMKFSKVEKKGKIAIFIGCMSNYTYTNTGDSLVKILKKLEYDIFIPKKQLCCGAPAYFTGAFDTVDYLTKKNIEYFESWIDDVEAVIIPEATCSAMINKDWEHFLHDQPLWQERAIKLSKKIFLATKWLENSTELKDILSKNGKKFDQMVTYHDPCHAKKMQGVWKEPRELLKQNYVLKEMSDSNRCCGFGGVTMQTEKFSFARAAGAPKAAMIRDTKAQIVSAECSACRMQITDSLYNAKVDVVFKNPIELIAEALED